The genomic stretch GAACATGATTCAGGAAATCAACCAGGCGGCCGGCGAAGCATTGGTGGAATCGGCCGTGGGGGGTGTGAAAGGAGGCGGAGCGCAACTGACCGAGCGCGGTCGCCTGGCCGTCGATATTTATGGGCAGCTTCATCAGGCCTTGCACGAAAGCGCAGCCGGCGTGCTCGAGCGGATCACCCACCCGCAGGCCGGCGCAGGGGAAAGTGTCCATGTGGCGGCGGCCATCAGT from Pirellulales bacterium encodes the following:
- a CDS encoding LysR family transcriptional regulator; its protein translation is MAKSKGKTAWGRDWNIGVRVWIQRDGKAVLGQGRAELLDAIGRQHSITAAAKTVGISYRKAWNMIQEINQAAGEALVESAVGGVKGGGAQLTERGRLAVDIYGQLHQALHESAAGVLERITHPQAGAGESVHVAAAIS